Proteins from a genomic interval of Enterococcus faecium:
- the abc-f gene encoding ribosomal protection-like ABC-F family protein, whose product MIIQAISIKKTIGGNPLFEDLSCQIEAGEKIALVGINGTGKSTFLQILTGREGVDSGVISRKKGLKIGTVEQELTVSEATVNHYLLHSAAEIQDLKQQMSRYEALMTEPDTNLEKCLARYGELQHRFEELGGYVLEDRIAAILQGLGIPHRQEARLTELSGGERVKVALAKILAADADLLLLDEPTNHLDLNSIRWLENYLQNTKKSVLVVSHDRQFLDQVTTKTWELEEGALIEYPGNYSRFRVLKEARLAELTKNYELQQKEVQRLKVMIRRFRQWAHEGDNESFFKKAKELERRLAKLTLVKPPPPPKNRLQSLSNGGKSGKEVFIIQNLHQQYADQVLFKDSSFAVYRGDHLAIIGDNGAGKSTLLKLLLGEEKPYGGTIKLGSSLQIGYLPQQLQFADPDSRLLAYAITLTGNEEVARRQLAKSGFYQSDVGKRIKDLSGGEKIRLALLKLFLEKINVLILDEPTNHLDSYAREEIEEMLQDYQGTLLAVSHDRYFLQQHFQEALVIDQEQISRQPLGQLID is encoded by the coding sequence CGGCGGGAATCCATTATTTGAGGATTTATCCTGTCAAATTGAAGCTGGTGAAAAAATTGCCTTAGTCGGTATCAACGGAACTGGCAAATCAACCTTTTTACAAATCTTGACCGGCAGAGAAGGTGTCGACAGCGGTGTTATCAGTCGCAAAAAAGGCTTAAAGATCGGGACGGTCGAACAAGAACTTACAGTTTCCGAAGCGACCGTCAACCACTACTTGCTCCATTCTGCCGCTGAGATACAGGACCTCAAACAGCAAATGAGTCGCTACGAAGCATTGATGACAGAACCAGATACAAACTTAGAGAAGTGTCTGGCCCGTTACGGTGAGCTGCAGCATCGCTTTGAAGAACTAGGCGGTTACGTATTAGAAGACCGGATTGCAGCGATCTTGCAAGGCTTAGGGATTCCACACCGTCAGGAAGCACGGTTAACAGAACTTAGCGGAGGCGAACGAGTTAAAGTCGCTTTAGCCAAAATTTTAGCAGCCGATGCCGATTTACTTTTACTCGATGAACCGACCAATCATTTAGATCTTAACAGTATTCGCTGGTTGGAAAACTATTTACAGAATACAAAAAAATCGGTTCTGGTCGTTTCTCATGATCGGCAATTTCTCGATCAAGTCACCACAAAAACATGGGAACTGGAAGAAGGTGCATTGATTGAGTATCCCGGAAACTACAGCCGTTTTCGAGTCTTGAAAGAAGCTCGCTTGGCTGAGCTGACAAAAAATTACGAACTGCAGCAAAAAGAAGTCCAGCGGTTGAAAGTCATGATTCGTCGTTTTCGTCAGTGGGCACATGAAGGAGACAATGAGTCCTTCTTCAAAAAAGCCAAAGAACTGGAACGCCGCCTGGCGAAACTGACACTCGTCAAACCGCCACCTCCCCCGAAAAATCGGCTGCAAAGCTTGTCTAATGGTGGAAAATCTGGCAAAGAAGTTTTCATCATTCAAAACTTGCACCAGCAGTACGCTGATCAAGTACTATTCAAAGACAGCAGTTTTGCAGTCTATCGTGGAGATCATTTAGCCATCATCGGCGACAATGGTGCAGGAAAATCAACCTTACTCAAATTATTACTCGGTGAGGAAAAGCCTTACGGTGGCACCATCAAATTAGGTAGTAGCTTGCAAATCGGTTATTTGCCGCAGCAGCTGCAGTTTGCCGATCCCGATAGCCGTTTGCTGGCTTACGCCATCACATTGACTGGAAACGAAGAAGTCGCTCGACGGCAATTAGCCAAAAGTGGCTTTTATCAAAGCGATGTGGGTAAACGGATCAAAGATTTATCCGGTGGTGAAAAAATCCGTTTGGCGTTGCTGAAACTCTTTTTAGAAAAAATCAACGTCCTGATTTTGGATGAACCAACCAATCACCTCGACAGCTATGCTCGAGAAGAAATTGAAGAAATGCTGCAAGACTATCAAGGAACGCTCCTAGCAGTCAGCCATGACCGCTACTTTTTGCAGCAACACTTCCAAGAAGCACTCGTTATTGATCAGGAGCAGATCAGCCGCCAGCCGCTCGGCCAACTGATTGACTAG